A region from the Sorex araneus isolate mSorAra2 chromosome 6, mSorAra2.pri, whole genome shotgun sequence genome encodes:
- the LOC129405999 gene encoding olfactory receptor 4C15-like, with protein MQNQSLVTEFVLLGISQNSDVQKIAFVIFLFAYIATICGNLLIVAAIISNPVLVGSPMYFFLVFLSFLDACFISVNAPKMIIDCLFEKKTISYGGCMMQIFTQHLFSGAEVIVLTAMAYDRYVAICKPLHYTSIMNPRLCGILVGVAWAGGFLHSIIQILFTVQLPFCGPNVIDHFICELYPLLKLACTDTYAFGLMIVANSGFFCILIFFMLLVSYSVILFSLRNHSAEGQRKALSTCGSHIAVVVLFFIPCIFEYAWPPVSYSIDKIVELFNTILTPLLNPLIYAFRNTEVKNAISKLCSRFMIVSVEN; from the coding sequence ATGCAAAATCAAAGCCTTGTCACTGAGTTTGTTCTCCTGGGGATTTCACAGAATTCAGATGTTCAGAAGATTgcatttgttatatttctttttgccTATATTGCAACTATCTGTGGCAACCTGCTGATTGTGGCAGCCATCATCAGCAACCCAGTTCTCGTGGGCTCcccaatgtacttcttcctggtttTTCTATCTTTCCTGGATGCATGTTTCATCTCAGTGAATGCCCCTAAAATGATCATAGACTGTCTCTTTGAGAAGAAAACCATCTCCTATGGAGGTTGTATGATGCAGATATTTACTCAACACTTGTTTTCTGGAGCAGAGGTGATTGTCCTCacagccatggcctatgacaggtatgtggccatctgcaaacccttgCACTACACTTCTATCATGAACCCAAGGCTCTGTGGCATTCTGGTTGGAGTAGCCTGGGCAGGAGGTTTTCTGCATTCTATTATACAGATTCTTTTTACTGTACAACTTCCTTTCTGTGGTCCCAATGTTATTGATCATTTTATTTGTGAATTGTATCCCTTATTGAAGCTTGCTTGCACTGATACTTATGCCTTTGGCCTTATGATAGTGGCCAACAGTGGATTTTTTTGCATCCTAATTTTCTTCATGTTGCTTGTGTCCTATAGTGTCATCTTGTTCTCCCTGAGAAACCACAGCgctgaaggacagaggaaagccctctccacctgtggGTCTCATATTGCtgttgtggttttgttctttattccaTGTATATTTGAATATGCTTGGCCTCCAGTTTCTTATTCCATTGACAAAATAGTGGAGTTATTCAACACTATTCTAACACCTTTACTCAATCCTTTGATTTATGCTTTTAGGAATACGGAGGTGAAAAATGCCATTAGCAAACTCTGCAGCCGGTTTATGATTGTTTCTGTTGAAAACTAA